The Candidatus Limnocylindrales bacterium genome includes a window with the following:
- the rpmI gene encoding 50S ribosomal protein L35 — protein sequence MPKCKTKRGAAKRFSVTGSGRIKRKRAYHRHQLSAKTRKQKRSLGHTGMVASVDEKQIKRILPGH from the coding sequence ATGCCCAAGTGTAAGACCAAGAGAGGAGCCGCCAAACGGTTCTCGGTAACGGGAAGCGGGCGCATCAAGCGCAAGCGCGCGTACCATCGCCACCAGCTGTCGGCCAAGACGAGGAAGCAGAAGCGCAGCCTCGGTCATACCGGAATGGTCGCGTCGGTCGACGAGAAGCAGATCAAGCGCATCCTTCCGGGACACTAG
- the rplT gene encoding 50S ribosomal protein L20, with product MPRVTRGTKGKRRHKKILAYAKGYVGGRGLYRQGRETVEKGLTYAYRDRKVRKREFRSLWIIRINAAARLEGLTYAMLMHGLKQAGVEIDRKALAELAVNEHAAFAELVALAKSRLAA from the coding sequence ATGCCGAGAGTTACCAGAGGAACCAAGGGCAAGCGCCGCCACAAGAAGATCCTTGCCTATGCAAAGGGCTACGTCGGCGGACGCGGTCTTTACCGCCAGGGCCGCGAGACGGTCGAGAAGGGACTGACGTACGCGTATCGCGACCGCAAGGTGCGCAAGCGCGAGTTCCGCTCGCTGTGGATCATCCGCATCAACGCCGCTGCGCGCCTGGAAGGGCTGACGTACGCGATGCTGATGCACGGGCTCAAGCAAGCGGGCGTCGAGATCGACCGCAAGGCGCTCGCCGAGCTGGCCGTCAACGAGCACGCCGCGTTCGCCGAGCTCGTCGCGCTCGCCAAGTCGCGGCTGGCGGCCTGA
- the pheS gene encoding phenylalanine--tRNA ligase subunit alpha — translation MSEAAESPETIAADAVACVGRAIDRAALEKLRVEYLGKKGRLTGALRVLGSLPSGERPVFGQRVNRAKEEVDQAIAAREAEIRLDERTAALARGAVDVTLPAAGVPLGTIHPISRTMTEICEILGGMGFEIAEGPEIEDDYHNFEALNIPADHPARDMHDTFFVQGGSVLRTHTSPVQIRVMEARRPPVRIIAPGAVYRHDDDVTHSPMFHQIEGLMVDRGITFAHLKGVLTEFLRRVFGRDLAVRLRPSFFPFTEPSAEVDVACVVCEQKGTGLGPFQGTCRVCKGTGWLEILGAGMVHPAVFEAVGYDPEEFSGFAFGLGVERIAMLKYKIDDIRLFYGGDLRFLRQF, via the coding sequence ATGAGCGAAGCAGCCGAATCTCCCGAGACGATCGCGGCCGATGCAGTTGCCTGCGTCGGTCGCGCGATCGATCGCGCGGCGCTCGAGAAGCTTCGGGTCGAATACCTCGGCAAGAAGGGCAGGCTGACGGGCGCGCTGCGCGTGCTCGGATCGCTGCCGTCCGGCGAGCGTCCGGTCTTCGGCCAGCGCGTCAATCGCGCCAAGGAAGAAGTCGACCAGGCCATCGCGGCACGCGAAGCCGAGATCCGGCTCGACGAGCGCACGGCAGCGCTCGCTCGCGGCGCCGTCGACGTGACGCTTCCCGCAGCGGGCGTGCCGCTCGGCACGATCCATCCGATCTCGCGCACGATGACCGAGATCTGCGAGATCCTCGGCGGGATGGGCTTCGAAATCGCCGAAGGCCCGGAGATCGAGGACGACTACCACAACTTCGAAGCGCTCAATATTCCGGCCGATCATCCCGCCCGCGACATGCACGATACGTTCTTCGTCCAGGGCGGCTCGGTGCTGCGCACGCACACGTCGCCGGTTCAGATCCGGGTGATGGAAGCGCGCCGGCCTCCGGTGCGGATCATCGCGCCCGGCGCCGTCTACCGGCACGACGACGACGTGACGCACTCGCCGATGTTTCATCAGATCGAAGGGCTGATGGTCGATCGCGGAATCACGTTCGCGCACCTCAAGGGCGTGCTCACCGAGTTCCTGCGGCGCGTGTTCGGCCGCGATCTCGCCGTGCGCCTGCGCCCGAGCTTCTTTCCGTTCACCGAGCCGAGCGCCGAAGTCGACGTCGCGTGCGTGGTCTGCGAGCAGAAGGGCACAGGCCTCGGGCCGTTCCAAGGGACATGCCGCGTGTGCAAAGGCACCGGCTGGCTCGAGATCCTCGGCGCCGGAATGGTCCACCCAGCGGTCTTCGAGGCGGTCGGCTACGATCCGGAAGAATTCAGCGGCTTCGCGTTCGGTCTCGGCGTCGAGCGCATCGCGATGCTCAAGTACAAGATCGACGACATCCGCCTGTTCTACGGCGGCGACCTTCGTTTCCTGCGCCAGTTTTAG
- the pheT gene encoding phenylalanine--tRNA ligase subunit beta: MRLSYQWLRELVEGELPSVDEVARRLTMGGIEVEAVHAPSQAWDDRLVVARIEKKEQHPNADRLTVCHVDDGTGGLRTIVCGAKNHSSGDTVVLARVGAKLPGGLEIRKSKLRGVDSEGMLCSAAELGLEGGEDGIILLNAGVVPGSLEAGLVPGSLAAPLLGLDDTVLELGITPNRGDCLSMLGLARETAALCGLSLRAPSPSIARPQGPSQVSVEIRDTEACPLYHGLVVRGVRIGASPTWLRTRLAACGLRSINNVVDVTNFVLMEQGQPLHAFDLALIGGSRIVVRRAGESETIRTLDGRDVTLVPEDLVIADQKQPVALAGVMGGELSAVSAATTDLFIESAMFAPTFVRRTSRRHGMITDSSYRFERGVDSTGVERALLRAAELFIQVAGGKIEGGVVREGPGPAARSTVGVRPARVRAMLGADVSDERIQSVLASIGAPPRGGAAGYEVTPPSWRFDLAREIDFVEEVARIIGYETIAPSMPMIELAPVRVPESVKATERVRGLLSSLGMSEHVSVSFTSEASNARYPGLFTDGASVLVRNPLRSDDTAMQRSALGALVAALAANVAMQQPRVDLFSIARTFVATGEGLPGQREVAAGLLYGPRPGVAPGESRDLTFADLKAVVEKLLGVLAPGTPVDFRPVTGRPEYHPRAGAEVVIGGHVVGMLGRLHPDVAEGSEITGEIYVFEVDCREAVAYRRAHPGLQPIPRYPSSQRDISLVVDIDVPAGTALREIEELHEPCIESVMVFDDYRGAGIEDGRKALGYRLVYRAADRTLTDAEVTSLHEKVVGHLTGRLGAQVRI; this comes from the coding sequence ATGCGTCTGTCGTACCAGTGGCTCCGTGAGCTCGTGGAAGGTGAATTGCCTTCCGTCGATGAGGTGGCGCGTCGCCTTACGATGGGCGGCATCGAGGTCGAGGCCGTCCATGCGCCGTCGCAAGCGTGGGACGATCGCCTCGTCGTCGCGCGCATCGAAAAGAAAGAGCAGCACCCCAACGCCGACCGTTTGACGGTCTGTCATGTGGACGACGGAACCGGCGGGCTTCGCACCATCGTCTGCGGCGCGAAGAACCACAGCTCGGGCGACACCGTCGTGCTCGCGCGCGTCGGCGCGAAGCTTCCGGGCGGGCTCGAGATACGGAAGAGCAAGCTTCGCGGCGTCGATTCCGAAGGCATGCTGTGCTCGGCCGCCGAGCTCGGGCTCGAAGGCGGCGAGGACGGCATCATCCTTCTTAACGCCGGGGTTGTCCCCGGCTCGCTCGAAGCGGGACTGGTTCCCGGCTCGCTCGCCGCTCCGCTTCTCGGGCTCGACGATACGGTTCTCGAGCTCGGCATCACGCCGAACCGCGGCGACTGCCTGAGCATGCTCGGCCTTGCGCGCGAGACGGCTGCGCTGTGCGGCCTGTCACTGCGCGCGCCGTCGCCGTCGATCGCGCGACCGCAAGGCCCGTCGCAGGTATCCGTCGAGATTCGCGACACGGAGGCGTGCCCGCTCTATCACGGCCTCGTCGTCCGCGGTGTGCGCATCGGAGCGTCGCCGACGTGGCTTCGCACGCGCCTTGCGGCCTGCGGGCTGCGCTCGATCAACAACGTGGTTGACGTGACCAACTTCGTGCTGATGGAACAGGGCCAGCCGCTCCACGCATTCGATCTCGCGCTCATCGGCGGCAGCCGCATCGTCGTGCGCCGTGCAGGCGAGAGCGAGACGATCCGTACGCTCGACGGACGCGACGTGACGCTCGTGCCGGAAGACCTCGTGATCGCCGACCAGAAACAGCCGGTCGCGCTCGCAGGCGTGATGGGCGGCGAGCTCTCCGCCGTAAGCGCTGCGACGACCGATCTGTTCATCGAGAGCGCCATGTTCGCGCCGACGTTCGTACGCCGCACGTCGCGGCGCCACGGCATGATCACCGACTCGTCGTATCGCTTCGAGCGTGGCGTCGACAGCACGGGCGTCGAGCGTGCGCTGCTTCGCGCCGCGGAGCTGTTCATCCAAGTCGCCGGCGGAAAGATCGAAGGCGGAGTCGTGCGCGAAGGGCCGGGCCCCGCCGCACGAAGCACGGTGGGCGTGCGGCCCGCGCGTGTACGCGCAATGCTCGGCGCCGACGTGTCCGACGAGCGCATCCAGTCTGTGCTCGCGTCGATCGGCGCACCGCCACGTGGCGGCGCCGCCGGCTACGAAGTGACTCCGCCGAGCTGGCGCTTCGACCTCGCGCGCGAGATCGACTTCGTCGAAGAAGTCGCACGCATCATTGGTTACGAGACGATCGCGCCGTCGATGCCAATGATCGAGCTCGCACCGGTGCGCGTACCGGAAAGCGTCAAGGCGACCGAACGTGTTCGCGGCCTGCTGTCGTCGCTCGGCATGAGCGAGCACGTCAGCGTGTCGTTCACGTCCGAAGCATCGAACGCGCGCTACCCGGGGCTGTTCACCGACGGCGCAAGCGTGCTGGTGCGAAATCCGCTGCGCAGCGATGACACGGCGATGCAGCGAAGCGCGCTCGGCGCACTCGTTGCCGCGCTCGCGGCCAACGTCGCCATGCAGCAGCCGCGCGTCGACCTGTTCTCGATTGCGCGAACGTTCGTCGCGACCGGTGAAGGCCTGCCCGGCCAGCGCGAGGTCGCGGCGGGACTCCTCTACGGTCCGCGTCCTGGCGTCGCACCGGGCGAGTCGCGGGACCTCACGTTCGCCGACCTCAAGGCGGTCGTGGAGAAGCTGCTCGGCGTGCTCGCGCCGGGCACGCCGGTCGACTTCCGTCCGGTCACGGGACGCCCCGAATATCACCCGAGGGCAGGCGCCGAGGTCGTGATCGGGGGCCACGTCGTCGGAATGCTCGGGCGCCTCCACCCGGACGTCGCGGAAGGCTCGGAAATCACTGGAGAAATCTACGTCTTTGAAGTTGACTGCCGGGAGGCGGTCGCGTATAGACGCGCGCACCCGGGGCTGCAGCCGATCCCGCGCTACCCGAGCTCGCAAAGGGATATTTCGCTCGTCGTCGACATCGACGTACCTGCGGGAACCGCCCTCCGCGAGATCGAGGAATTGCATGAACCCTGCATCGAATCCGTAATGGTGTTCGATGATTACAGGGGAGCGGGGATCGAAGATGGCCGCAAGGCCCTGGGATACAGGCTTGTGTACCGTGCCGCCGACCGCACGCTGACCGATGCGGAAGTGACTTCGTTGCACGAGAAGGTGGTTGGACACCTGACTGGACGCCTCGGCGCCCAGGTACGAATCTGA
- a CDS encoding integration host factor subunit alpha: protein MRFRAAFGQPAEASRMTKAEIVEHIYERVGFSKKEAAEVVESIFEVIKARLEQGEKVKISGFGNFVINEKRPRKGRNPQTGDEIVISGRRVLSFKPSQVLKRTINADEAAS, encoded by the coding sequence CTGAGATTCCGCGCTGCTTTCGGGCAGCCGGCGGAGGCGTCGCGCATGACAAAGGCCGAGATCGTCGAGCACATCTACGAGCGCGTCGGGTTTTCCAAGAAGGAAGCGGCCGAGGTCGTCGAGTCGATCTTCGAGGTCATCAAGGCCCGTCTCGAACAGGGCGAGAAGGTCAAGATCTCCGGATTCGGCAACTTCGTGATCAACGAGAAGCGGCCGCGCAAAGGCCGCAACCCGCAGACCGGCGACGAGATCGTGATCTCCGGTCGCCGCGTGCTTTCGTTCAAGCCGAGCCAGGTCCTCAAGCGCACGATCAACGCCGACGAGGCGGCATCGTGA
- a CDS encoding MerR family transcriptional regulator has protein sequence MTPPPGSADFPDPEQDAAPADPRDEAHAGEENQDESEDGDELDDQEDGDEPDLQGAGSDDDQHEVSEAVAALLGDKLYFKIGEVARIVGVKPYVLRYWETEFSILKPGKTRSKHRLYRRRDVELLLRIKDLLHTRRFTIEGARKKLREESMGAEPQAAATGALAEIREALVRIRDSLG, from the coding sequence GTGACCCCACCGCCCGGATCCGCCGACTTCCCCGATCCCGAACAGGACGCCGCGCCTGCCGACCCTCGCGACGAGGCCCACGCCGGCGAGGAAAATCAGGACGAGTCGGAGGACGGCGACGAGCTCGATGATCAGGAAGACGGCGATGAGCCCGACCTTCAAGGCGCCGGCTCCGATGACGACCAGCACGAGGTCAGCGAAGCCGTCGCGGCGCTGCTCGGCGACAAGCTCTACTTCAAGATCGGCGAGGTCGCCCGCATCGTCGGCGTAAAGCCGTACGTGCTTCGCTACTGGGAAACCGAGTTCAGCATCCTCAAGCCCGGCAAGACCCGCTCCAAGCACCGCCTGTACCGGCGGCGCGACGTCGAGCTGCTGCTTCGCATCAAGGACCTCCTGCACACGCGCCGCTTCACGATCGAAGGCGCGCGCAAGAAACTCCGCGAGGAGTCGATGGGCGCCGAGCCGCAGGCCGCCGCCACCGGCGCTCTCGCCGAGATCCGCGAAGCCCTCGTCCGCATCCGCGACTCCCTCGGCTGA
- a CDS encoding ammonium transporter — MPIVRMRRPALSFLMLMLAATCGTAWGADAPAESTISGADTAWVLVSSALVLFMTPGLALFYGGMVRTKNALSSLMHSFIAMGVITLQWVVIGYSLAFSPGGPYIGGVSWFVLHGVSNDVAWPGYTIPASLFMVFQMMFAIITPALISGAIAERIKYSSYVLFILLWATLVYDPICHWVWASDGWLFGMGALDFAGGTVVHISSGVSALALTLVLGRRIGYPHTAMKPHNLTMTLVGTAILWFGWFGFNAGSSLGANAVGVGAFIATHVAAATAATTWSVIEAYHRGKASALGFASGAVAGLVGITPACGFVDVPGAIAIGASVAAICYGAIVVKSRFGYDDSLDTFGVHGVGGSWGAIATGIFCVAALTPDKAGGLIDSGNVHRLYVQAIGVLATFAYSFVVTFVLARVLDATIGLRVNEEDERMGLDLACHGETGYDM, encoded by the coding sequence ATGCCGATCGTTCGCATGCGCCGCCCGGCGCTTTCTTTTCTCATGCTGATGCTGGCCGCGACGTGCGGCACCGCCTGGGGCGCCGACGCGCCGGCCGAGTCCACGATCAGCGGCGCCGACACGGCCTGGGTGCTGGTCTCGAGCGCTCTGGTTCTGTTCATGACGCCGGGCCTCGCGCTGTTCTACGGCGGCATGGTGCGCACCAAGAACGCACTGTCGTCGCTGATGCACAGCTTCATCGCGATGGGCGTGATCACGCTGCAGTGGGTCGTCATCGGCTACTCGCTCGCGTTCAGCCCCGGCGGTCCGTACATCGGCGGCGTGTCGTGGTTCGTGCTGCACGGCGTTTCGAACGACGTTGCATGGCCCGGCTACACCATTCCGGCAAGCCTTTTCATGGTCTTCCAGATGATGTTCGCGATCATCACGCCGGCGCTGATCAGCGGCGCGATCGCCGAGCGCATCAAATACAGCAGCTACGTGCTGTTCATCCTTTTGTGGGCGACGCTCGTCTACGATCCGATCTGTCACTGGGTGTGGGCGAGCGACGGGTGGCTGTTCGGAATGGGGGCGCTCGATTTTGCCGGCGGCACGGTCGTGCACATCAGCTCGGGCGTCTCGGCGCTGGCGCTGACTCTCGTGCTCGGGCGCCGCATCGGTTACCCGCACACCGCGATGAAGCCGCACAACCTCACGATGACGCTCGTCGGCACCGCGATCCTCTGGTTCGGCTGGTTTGGCTTCAACGCCGGCAGCTCGCTCGGCGCCAACGCCGTCGGAGTCGGCGCATTCATCGCTACCCATGTTGCAGCCGCAACGGCTGCGACCACGTGGAGCGTCATCGAAGCGTATCATCGCGGCAAGGCGAGCGCGCTCGGCTTTGCCTCGGGCGCCGTGGCCGGCCTCGTCGGCATCACGCCGGCGTGCGGGTTCGTCGACGTTCCCGGTGCGATCGCGATCGGCGCGAGCGTTGCGGCGATCTGCTACGGCGCCATCGTCGTCAAGAGCCGCTTCGGCTACGACGATTCGCTCGATACGTTCGGCGTGCACGGCGTGGGCGGAAGCTGGGGCGCGATCGCCACCGGGATCTTCTGCGTCGCCGCACTGACTCCCGACAAGGCCGGCGGCCTTATCGACAGTGGAAACGTCCACCGCCTGTACGTGCAAGCGATCGGCGTGCTGGCCACGTTCGCGTACTCGTTCGTCGTCACGTTCGTGCTGGCGCGCGTGCTCGATGCGACCATCGGGCTTCGCGTGAACGAGGAAGACGAGCGCATGGGCCTCGATCTCGCGTGCCACGGCGAGACCGGCTACGACATGTGA
- the surE gene encoding 5'/3'-nucleotidase SurE, with translation MILASNDDGIQSSGLARLVEALRVLDEVIVVAPDRERSAVSHALTIERPLRADEIQPGWIAVNGTPTDCINLALNGLLPKRPWLIVSGINRGANLGDDITYSGTVSAAMEAVLLGVPAVAFSQVGRVAFHYDAAAAFAVGLVRQLKEEGLPPDTLLNVNVPDLPAPVGFAITRQGKRRYSDAIVEKDDPRGRKYYWIGGSELDFEDAPGTDFTAIRDGLVSVTPLHLDLTNYEAMQKLASLRLNWP, from the coding sequence ATGATTCTCGCATCCAATGACGATGGCATTCAGTCGAGCGGGCTCGCCCGGCTGGTCGAGGCGCTGCGCGTGCTCGACGAGGTCATCGTCGTCGCACCCGACCGGGAGCGGTCGGCCGTAAGCCACGCGCTGACGATCGAGCGGCCGCTTCGGGCCGACGAGATCCAGCCCGGCTGGATCGCCGTCAACGGAACGCCGACCGACTGCATCAACCTCGCGCTCAACGGACTGCTGCCGAAAAGGCCGTGGCTGATCGTCTCGGGCATCAACCGCGGGGCAAACCTCGGGGACGACATCACGTACTCGGGAACGGTCTCGGCTGCGATGGAAGCGGTTCTGCTCGGCGTGCCGGCCGTCGCGTTCTCGCAGGTCGGCCGAGTCGCATTCCACTACGACGCGGCGGCGGCCTTTGCCGTGGGCCTCGTCCGCCAGCTCAAGGAAGAGGGCCTGCCGCCCGACACGCTTCTCAACGTGAACGTGCCGGACCTTCCTGCTCCGGTCGGTTTCGCGATCACGCGCCAGGGCAAGCGCCGCTACAGCGATGCGATCGTCGAGAAGGACGACCCGCGCGGCCGCAAGTATTACTGGATCGGCGGCAGCGAGCTCGACTTCGAGGACGCTCCGGGCACCGACTTCACCGCGATCCGTGACGGCCTGGTGTCGGTTACGCCGCTGCACCTCGACCTGACCAACTACGAAGCGATGCAGAAACTGGCATCGCTGCGCCTGAACTGGCCGTGA
- a CDS encoding adenine phosphoribosyltransferase, whose protein sequence is MDIESLIRTVPDFPKAGIRFKDITPLLSNGRALRHVVDTMAERYRGNVDAIVGVESRGFLFGAPVAYALGVGLCIVRKPGKLPHDTHTVTYALEYGKDSLEIHKDALRPGARVAIVDDLLATGGTAKAAITLAEACGANVVECGFLIELEFLKGRAALAPVPVHSLLQYNGD, encoded by the coding sequence GTGGACATCGAATCGCTGATCCGGACCGTACCGGACTTTCCGAAGGCCGGCATCCGGTTCAAGGACATCACGCCGCTGCTCAGCAACGGCCGTGCGCTGCGGCACGTCGTCGATACGATGGCCGAGCGTTATCGCGGCAACGTCGACGCCATCGTCGGCGTCGAGTCGCGCGGGTTCCTGTTCGGCGCGCCGGTCGCATACGCACTCGGCGTCGGTCTCTGCATCGTGCGCAAGCCCGGCAAGCTGCCGCACGACACGCACACCGTCACGTACGCGCTCGAGTACGGGAAGGATTCGCTCGAGATCCACAAGGACGCGCTGCGCCCCGGCGCGCGCGTCGCAATCGTCGACGACCTGCTCGCAACCGGCGGCACCGCAAAGGCCGCCATCACGCTCGCCGAGGCGTGCGGCGCAAACGTCGTCGAATGCGGATTCCTGATCGAGCTCGAGTTCCTGAAAGGCCGCGCCGCGCTCGCGCCGGTTCCAGTGCACTCGCTGCTTCAGTACAACGGCGACTAG